In the Campylobacter showae genome, one interval contains:
- a CDS encoding IMPACT family protein, with product MQTVLRVVSTKTEAKKSTFLCFLCPISEFKALHERLKTEHPKAAHVVWALRERNGYGQIVENQSDDGEPKGTSGQPSLNALRGAQLINAGALIVRYFGGIKLGTGGLVRAYGAAVNAAIEEAAGCGALVKFEIKSLCLFFTPYALGSRFEHYFEKRNLSFEREFNEEGAIWRAEFNSAEFEEFQVFASGFEQEGFSFYALPLAARE from the coding sequence TTGCAAACGGTTTTGCGGGTCGTATCGACCAAAACTGAAGCCAAAAAATCGACGTTTTTGTGTTTTTTGTGTCCTATTTCGGAGTTTAAGGCCTTGCACGAGCGCCTAAAGACCGAGCATCCAAAGGCTGCGCACGTCGTGTGGGCGCTGCGCGAGCGAAACGGCTACGGGCAAATAGTAGAAAATCAAAGCGACGACGGCGAGCCAAAGGGTACGAGCGGGCAACCCTCGCTAAACGCGCTTAGAGGCGCCCAGCTCATAAACGCGGGCGCGCTCATCGTTCGGTATTTCGGCGGGATAAAGCTAGGCACGGGCGGACTCGTGCGAGCTTACGGGGCCGCGGTAAACGCGGCGATAGAGGAGGCCGCTGGCTGCGGCGCGTTAGTTAAATTTGAGATAAAATCGCTTTGTCTGTTTTTTACGCCATATGCGCTGGGATCGCGCTTTGAGCACTATTTTGAAAAGCGAAATCTAAGCTTTGAGCGAGAATTTAACGAGGAGGGCGCGATCTGGCGAGCGGAGTTTAACAGCGCCGAATTTGAGGAATTTCAGGTATTTGCGAGCGGGTTTGAGCAGGAGGGGTTTAGCTTCTACGCCTTGCCGTTAGCCGCGAGAGAGTAA